The following coding sequences lie in one Paracidovorax avenae genomic window:
- a CDS encoding AAA family ATPase produces the protein MFTLQVEGYRVFRDRVDLEIRPLTLIYGRNQAGKSTLLRLLPALGDSVFGNLPVFDLSSPSLMGASFKELGWLGPQPSGSPSIRMEANNSYVEIQLVDERGVVPNRVRIGSGNGRVDYLDVYLASEPARAEVFSAQYAGKVGGDKEWSGEILFPSMLPKGPNTTALRKIDSVREGLDSLKRVQWISASGSGHVENSRKTRCGQPDGSDLPLILNGRKDVLDLASEWLSLPETLGESVSIGQDASGALRLELRRSGNEALPNHLAGEGAQFLLPILLYACWAELDKDSGPSMLAVEEPEARLHPNLQISIFERLLKTVASGVPCVMETHSIYLLRRAQMAVLKGEISSEDLAIYWVERKGHAASIKKIRLDSSAALLGWNPETFEEEQKISREIFELRWRSLEGGMIFVIAEEVLASKKIRTLDVLALFRNSALRGHTVLFSSGDAYDLEPKSIVWEKWVSRFGEKVLREIQWIAERVAMISPTATTRNTKMIFVKNHDGPNRLIANGLVELDFFSAVRLSGLPLFILVENALSDSEFIRKTMPPTWRNKIREWEACGVIRFENAGGLGEMKRIVQYCSRPGYANPLGLGALVWCASHVILSDRDSDANRRPSEAARQLERVCRIAGMEARLHILSRRDQESYLPIEALKFIAKKKGSKGEQEEMLRKLDEHFLDCDVRCHVALPKIGDKSWFKNLFIEDDQVPWDDEWFFRDGSQAEMIDLAEKIASFL, from the coding sequence ATGTTTACATTGCAAGTTGAAGGCTATCGTGTTTTTAGGGATCGAGTGGATCTGGAAATTCGTCCTTTAACTCTGATTTACGGTCGGAACCAAGCAGGGAAAAGCACCCTTCTCAGGCTTTTACCAGCTTTGGGGGACTCAGTATTCGGCAATCTCCCTGTATTTGACTTATCATCGCCGTCCCTGATGGGGGCTTCTTTTAAAGAGCTCGGCTGGCTGGGGCCTCAGCCCTCTGGTAGTCCTTCCATAAGAATGGAGGCAAATAATTCATATGTAGAGATTCAATTGGTCGACGAACGTGGTGTTGTCCCCAATAGGGTCAGGATAGGTTCTGGCAATGGTAGGGTCGACTATTTGGATGTTTATCTTGCTAGTGAACCTGCACGCGCGGAAGTGTTTTCTGCTCAGTACGCTGGCAAGGTTGGTGGTGATAAAGAATGGAGTGGTGAAATATTGTTTCCCTCCATGCTGCCGAAAGGTCCAAATACTACTGCATTGCGAAAAATCGATTCGGTACGAGAAGGTCTTGATTCATTAAAAAGGGTGCAATGGATTTCGGCCTCTGGTAGTGGTCATGTAGAAAATTCAAGAAAAACCCGTTGTGGACAGCCCGATGGATCAGATTTGCCATTAATATTGAATGGCAGAAAAGATGTATTGGATCTAGCTTCTGAATGGCTATCACTCCCGGAAACTCTCGGGGAGTCCGTTAGTATTGGCCAAGATGCTTCCGGTGCGCTCCGCTTGGAGCTAAGGCGTAGTGGTAATGAGGCCTTGCCGAATCATCTGGCTGGTGAGGGGGCGCAGTTTTTGCTGCCGATTCTGTTATATGCATGCTGGGCCGAATTGGACAAGGATAGTGGACCATCGATGCTTGCAGTAGAGGAGCCGGAAGCTCGTCTCCACCCAAATTTGCAGATATCAATCTTTGAGAGACTGCTAAAAACTGTTGCTTCTGGCGTTCCTTGTGTGATGGAGACGCACTCTATATATTTGCTGCGACGTGCCCAGATGGCTGTGCTTAAAGGAGAAATTTCTTCGGAAGATTTGGCAATTTACTGGGTGGAGAGAAAAGGGCATGCGGCGTCCATAAAGAAAATTCGTCTGGATTCAAGTGCTGCCCTTTTAGGTTGGAATCCAGAAACATTTGAAGAAGAGCAAAAGATTTCGCGTGAAATTTTTGAACTCCGTTGGAGGTCATTGGAGGGGGGGATGATATTTGTAATTGCTGAGGAAGTGTTGGCGTCAAAAAAGATTCGAACCTTAGATGTTCTTGCTCTTTTTAGAAATTCTGCGCTAAGGGGACACACTGTACTTTTCAGTAGTGGTGATGCATATGATTTGGAACCCAAGTCTATTGTTTGGGAGAAATGGGTATCTCGATTTGGTGAGAAAGTACTGCGCGAAATTCAATGGATCGCAGAACGGGTTGCTATGATTTCGCCTACTGCAACCACAAGAAATACAAAGATGATTTTTGTTAAAAATCATGACGGCCCAAATAGGCTAATAGCCAATGGGTTGGTTGAGCTGGATTTTTTTTCTGCAGTGAGGCTTTCAGGACTCCCCTTGTTTATTCTGGTGGAAAATGCTTTGTCAGATTCGGAGTTCATCAGAAAAACTATGCCTCCGACGTGGCGCAATAAGATAAGGGAGTGGGAGGCTTGTGGGGTGATAAGGTTTGAAAATGCCGGTGGTTTAGGCGAGATGAAAAGAATCGTGCAATACTGTTCTAGACCAGGCTATGCTAATCCCTTAGGTCTAGGAGCGCTTGTTTGGTGTGCATCGCACGTCATCCTGAGTGACAGAGATTCTGATGCTAATCGGCGCCCTTCTGAAGCGGCACGCCAGCTTGAGAGAGTCTGCAGGATAGCCGGCATGGAGGCTAGACTTCATATCCTAAGTCGTCGAGATCAGGAGTCTTATTTGCCAATAGAAGCCTTAAAATTTATCGCAAAGAAGAAAGGCTCTAAGGGCGAGCAAGAGGAAATGCTGCGAAAATTGGACGAGCATTTTCTGGACTGTGATGTAAGGTGTCATGTTGCCTTGCCGAAAATTGGCGATAAATCATGGTTTAAAAACTTATTTATTGAAGATGACCAAGTACCGTGGGATGATGAGTGGTTTTTTAGAGACGGCAGCCAAGCTGAAATGATTGATTTGGCTGAGAAGATTGCTTCTTTTCTTTGA
- a CDS encoding DUF262 domain-containing protein produces MPFYENQPIIYPLYRLLEEVLSGEVRVPRFQRPGSESTWRPQQRGDLLDSIYRGFPIGTVLLWSTSENIHTLPVVGGRIFQRLHQMLEKCVWC; encoded by the coding sequence ATGCCATTTTATGAAAATCAACCAATAATATATCCTCTTTATAGGCTTTTGGAGGAGGTGTTGTCTGGTGAAGTAAGAGTTCCAAGATTTCAGCGTCCAGGCTCAGAATCGACTTGGAGGCCTCAGCAGAGAGGTGATCTGTTAGATAGCATCTACCGGGGTTTTCCGATCGGAACGGTGCTTTTGTGGTCCACAAGTGAAAACATTCATACTCTGCCCGTAGTTGGGGGGCGGATATTCCAAAGGCTGCATCAAATGCTAGAAAAATGCGTTTGGTGTTAG
- a CDS encoding DUF262 domain-containing protein, producing MRLVLDGHQRLSTLIAILGPALEGYRRADIDNLSYQEEWIFDVSDDDEIAGELRFKLLRNGGRPMPKQVPLGIALDRVKLNDWVRKQKKLNRDEIRRVDSLRDRLREFSIPVATLAAESLDEATETFKRVNSSGTPMSDFHMVAALAYTNGFDPQEQFEKVRSELLEPVGWGDFDDAAILRVCAGLVRRAGDASQHPAKLEIARLSQSLRADVKLIEKAGTSIANAASLLRKAVGVHGAEALPYSWQLIVLAIELGDRSNQELKAKEITQFARWFWLTTYGGVFAGVNSAIVDRAGRALSEMLLGKDETAMQLDIGRRVEEPGRFDFRAARARACLLAIAREQDDGNLNGRTHRALVEGSKAVQTLIPKGGRSIWYNLVIENDYDRLRSLRDALKKKAAGEKGAEESKILAEFSIRPKDKGDVDQLIQHRRMRILSGEKEFVEQLGFDWRDSSLRSA from the coding sequence ATGCGTTTGGTGTTAGATGGACATCAGCGATTATCTACACTTATTGCTATTCTGGGGCCTGCCCTGGAGGGCTACCGGAGGGCTGACATTGATAATCTTTCTTATCAAGAAGAGTGGATTTTTGATGTCTCGGATGATGACGAAATTGCCGGAGAGCTCAGGTTTAAGCTCCTTCGGAATGGTGGCCGGCCGATGCCCAAGCAAGTTCCCTTGGGTATAGCGCTTGATCGGGTTAAGCTTAATGACTGGGTAAGAAAGCAGAAAAAGCTCAATAGGGATGAAATCAGGCGAGTGGACAGTCTGAGAGATCGACTGAGGGAGTTCAGTATTCCCGTGGCAACATTGGCTGCGGAGTCTCTTGACGAGGCAACGGAAACCTTTAAAAGAGTTAATTCAAGTGGAACGCCAATGAGCGATTTCCACATGGTGGCAGCGCTTGCTTATACCAATGGCTTTGACCCTCAGGAGCAATTTGAGAAGGTAAGATCCGAACTGTTGGAGCCAGTAGGATGGGGTGATTTCGATGATGCAGCTATTCTCCGGGTCTGTGCTGGACTGGTTCGTCGCGCAGGTGATGCTTCGCAGCACCCTGCAAAGCTTGAAATTGCTCGGCTTAGCCAGTCATTGCGCGCTGACGTTAAATTGATTGAGAAGGCTGGAACTAGCATTGCTAATGCTGCGTCTTTGTTGCGTAAGGCTGTGGGGGTGCACGGTGCCGAGGCTTTGCCCTATTCGTGGCAGCTAATTGTTTTGGCTATCGAATTGGGCGATCGTTCGAACCAAGAGTTAAAAGCAAAGGAAATTACTCAGTTTGCTAGGTGGTTTTGGTTAACAACCTATGGGGGGGTATTTGCTGGGGTGAACTCTGCTATTGTTGATCGTGCTGGTCGTGCATTGTCGGAAATGCTTTTGGGTAAGGATGAAACTGCAATGCAGTTGGATATTGGTAGAAGAGTTGAGGAGCCGGGCAGGTTTGACTTCCGCGCAGCTCGAGCGCGCGCGTGCCTACTCGCAATAGCGCGTGAGCAAGATGATGGAAATTTGAATGGCAGAACTCATCGCGCTTTGGTTGAAGGTTCAAAGGCTGTGCAAACTCTAATACCTAAGGGGGGAAGGTCAATTTGGTATAACTTGGTGATTGAAAATGATTACGATAGATTGCGCTCTTTGCGTGATGCGTTGAAGAAAAAGGCGGCTGGGGAAAAAGGGGCGGAGGAATCCAAAATTCTTGCTGAATTTTCCATTCGGCCAAAGGATAAAGGCGATGTGGATCAACTCATCCAGCATCGGCGTATGCGGATATTGTCGGGGGAGAAAGAATTCGTAGAGCAGCTCGGTTTCGACTGGAGGGATTCCTCGCTTCGTTCAGCCTAG